A stretch of bacterium DNA encodes these proteins:
- a CDS encoding type II toxin-antitoxin system HicA family toxin, giving the protein MKRHELIRELVNAGCFLKRHGAGHDIYMNPRNGRKAPIPRHSEIKDSLCDLLRRQLGLK; this is encoded by the coding sequence GTGAAACGGCACGAGCTTATCCGGGAACTTGTCAATGCTGGCTGTTTCCTCAAGAGACATGGTGCCGGCCACGACATTTACATGAACCCCAGAAATGGAAGAAAGGCACCGATTCCTCGTCATTCTGAAATCAAAGATAGCCTCTGCGATCTCCTCCGGAGGCAACTCGGGCTCAAATAA
- a CDS encoding type II toxin-antitoxin system HicB family antitoxin encodes MSRRFTLQYWIDEDWYIGRLKEVPGVFSQGETLQELQRNIAEAYRLMMEEETIPDTGGREVKEIEVAV; translated from the coding sequence ATGAGCCGGCGCTTCACTCTTCAGTACTGGATCGACGAGGATTGGTATATTGGCCGATTGAAAGAGGTGCCGGGCGTCTTCAGCCAGGGGGAGACACTCCAAGAGCTGCAGCGAAACATTGCTGAAGCCTACAGGCTGATGATGGAGGAGGAGACCATCCCCGACACAGGGGGACGGGAGGTTAAGGAAATCGAGGTAGCCGTGTGA